Part of the Calypte anna isolate BGI_N300 chromosome 21, bCalAnn1_v1.p, whole genome shotgun sequence genome is shown below.
TGctgtgttcatttaaaaaaatatatatatatattctgatGGTTAAAAATACTGCTGCTTCCAAGCAAGGAAGAAGTGCCTCAGTTCCCAGGCTTTCTTAATTTAAATCTTTCCTGGTATTCCTAATTTGCCCTTCTACAAAACTTTGCCTTCAGAGGGAGTTTGGTTTGAGTCAAGTGAGGAGATTTAAGTGATAGTCAACCCTGGTGTGCTTCTAATGAAACTGCATGCCCCCAAAGGCTGCGAAGAAAGTGGGATGAGTGAATCCTGTCTGCAAGGGGGATACAGGATGTAAATTTGAACCTGAAGGCAACAGCACCCACATAAATATAGCACCCGAGCAGCAGAACAGATTCCTTTCACACACTGACTGCAGTTCTGACAGGCAGAAAGTCAAgtgctcctcttccttcccttttataTACCttgggtatttttaaataatggtgcttctctgttttatttaagTTTCTTTGGCAGTTCAGTTGCTTAAACCTGAGGGGGATGTTGTGCACATGTACAGGGGACACTGGAGACCCCAGGTCACTGCAAGACAGAGGCCCCTGGCCTGGGGGGCAGTGGCTGCAGTGAATGGGGGACATTCTGCTCACATCACCACTCCTGTGCCTTCTAAACATGATGGACATAAAAACAGTTGCCCAAGAGAAGTTGTCCTTCTGAGGAGCTCTGCTTTATGGGGGCCTTTCACAGCTGTCTCTGCTGTTGCACTGAGGACAGTGACAACCTCCAGAAACCAGAAGCTGTGTGAGTGGCCCTGATGGGAGCTCGTGCTGCCATCTTAGCAAGCTGAGCAGTTATAAGACACAGTTATAATTTAATTTGTGCTGGTTGTTTGCTTGCAAACATGACTTTTCTTAAAGCAAAGGTACTTAACTCAGCAACTTCAGATACACACAGAATGGGATTTTACACATGTTGGACAGAAATAAGAGAATCAAGCCACGACCAGAAAGATTCCAGAACTGCAAAGATGTTTTTGATTTGATCCTAACGTGTGAAGAAAGAGTCTATGATCAAGTAGTAGAAGGTAAGGACCTTGAACTGATTAACTGTTAACTTTgagtgcttttttccccccttccatCCTTGAAATCCTTCACAAATCTGGAATCATCTCTGTCTCCTCTGACAAGTGCTGCTGGAACACCAGCAGGGACAAGAGCTCACAATCCCTTAGTGTAGAATCTATGTACCAAAGTAGTGATGGCTGCATATGAATTTCTGAAAGGTGCTGGCAGCTACACAGGACATGTGTGTATTGTCATGTTAAGGGCTGGCATGAGGGAGCAGCAAGCATTTGGAGAGACTCAAATACATGTTTGGTTTCTAAATGCTCACAGATCTAGCAGACTAGCAAGTTGTATGTGCTGGGCATTTCTTCACCTTGGGTGAGAAACTGAGCTGTCTTCCCTCTGtcattcccttcccttctctgcagaAGAATTCCTGTGACCTGCCAAGCAGTTTATCCACAACAAATACCTCCTGTACAGGTGGAGAAACTGCTCTTGAGTGTGGTTAACACTGCAAGTGGTGCAGCTCTGCCCTTCAATGAGTAAAAGTGAGATATGCCAGAGGAATCTCAGCTGGGACTTGGGTTCTGtgtggcacagagcagcaagCTTGGTGTGAAAGCTGTGGGATTTCAGCAGGGACTTGGTTCCTGGGCAGAGAACTCAGCCTCTGCTGGACTAGTGTGGGTTTAAAAGATTTGCTTCCCATTGAAACACCAGCCAGATGAACTGGTATCCAAACCATCACTTCTGAGGCTGTTACATTGCCTTTTTGGTCCTCGGTGGTCATGAGAAAATGTGTTTGGGCTTCTGCAAGCTGAGTACTTAGTGTTCTGAATGCTAAAGTGAGGTGTTCAGCAGTGTTGGTAACTTCTGAGAGCAACTGCCCTGGTACTTGAATGGATCTTCAGCAAGTTCAGCACCTTTCccagaaagcagctttcattGGGATATTTAGGCAGTATCCTGAGGCTGTCCTGAGGAGAGGGCATGAGAAGAATGCTTTggttttcccccctcctctcctctcctcttcagtAAGCAGAACACATCACACTAGAATTTTCTATGACTATCAGTGCTTAACTTGGAGGAATTCACCTTGCAGTTTCATATTCAGAGTCTTGGATGTagagtgttttgggttttttttaaatgtgcagCTAAAACTCCAGGTAAAGAAACCCAAAATCATTCTTGCTTGGCTTTTGAGAATCTTGATCTTTGAAGACTGTCAGAGGTTATGCTGAGCACTGATTTGACCAGGGCAAATAAACTGTCATGACCCTTCCACAGAACTGAATCCTTTTATTTCACAAACAAGCGATGGATTTTTGGAACCAAGAGGGACTGCTGTGTAAGCCTATTAAATAAACAATTCTGTAAAACCAGGTttggaaaaggcagaagtggACAATGTCCATGCATTTTTAGAAGACCTGTGAATATCCTATGTAAAATATGATACCATGGCACCCAAAGCTTTGCTGTCAcacatgttttgttttcatctagATTTGAATTCCAGAGAGCAGGAGACATGTCAGCCAGTACATGTGATCAACGTGGACATTCAGGACAACCATGAGGAGGCAACCCTGGGGGCTTTCCTTATCTGTGAGCTCTGCCAGTGTGTGAGTAGAGACAGATCCTTGCCCATGGTGACAGCACAGGGGCTGGGCTTTGCTTGCTGCCCCTCAAAGGGGCTGCACATTGCCAAAGCAGTTTAATCCATGTCAATGGATGCAAGTTCCCAAGTTCTGGTGGCTGTTTTTGGAGCTGTTGTGTAAAGGGATGAAATGTAACTGTGCTTGTGGCTTCCAAAATGGATTCTGTGTGTGCGTGGGtagctgctgggagcagccagcagcactgcacagcaccACATACACCATTACACATGTTGAGCCCATGCTCAGAGCACCATTtatggcaaaacaaaaaaataaaagaggtcCATTTCAAAAGCAGTTAAATTATGTGGGATTGAAACACCAAGAGTTGCATTCTGGATCATGATGCCCTTGAAAAACATCCTCTGTAGGTGTGTTTCCTACCACCACCCTGGTGCAGGGGTGATGTGGAAGATACAACTGGTGCCTTCTGTCACCCATCTTCAGGGGCCCAGCCCCTGCAGTAAGGCTGAAAGCTGTAGGGAAGGTGAGGGTGGctgtcaggagagcagagaaaggaCCTGTGTCCTTCTGTGGAGTTCACCTCTTGCAGCGTGGCAGCAggctctttggtttttttaactccaGCCTGTCTGATCTATTCTGGTCTTAAATCCTTTCCAGTTTCAAAAAGCCTAAGAAGGTTCAAGGACTTGAAATTTTAGCCATCTGTTCAGTGTGCTTGTAGCTATTCTGAAGCTTCCATTTGTTACCTAGTGAGGATGGCTGTTGCCTACTCAACAAAGTACAAGCTGAGTGCCAGTTCAGTGGGTTGGGGAAGGAAGGATCTGCAGATAAACACGCTGTGGGAATGCTGGGGAGCTCAGCAGAGCACCCAGTGGgtacagctgctgctttgggtgGTGCAGTAAGCacaaagaaatactgattttttttaaactacgTCGTATCCTTGGAGCCTGGTTGcttaatgtttttattctcttttagATACAGCACACAGAAGACATGGAAAATGAAATAGATGAGCTGTTACAGGAATTTGAAGAGAAAAGTGGAAGGACTTTTCTTCATACTGTCTGCTTTTATTAAAGCACATCTGTCTCCTAGGCCTTAATCCAGATGAGGGAAGCATGTGTTTAAAGTTTTGGTTATACTGTATTTTCCTGGAAAATGAATAttgatattttgtttgtttgtttgtttaaaaactccttttcagtgtctttttgttttgtttcaggtaTTCTGTCACAGGTAGGCAGAGATCCTGCTTGAGGTTGTACATATGAGATGATTAAAAGTATACACAAAGGCCACctatttaaaactgaaaatcaagattttctttaaatcctGCTTATAATTATTGCAAGTAGGTTTTTAATTATAAAGAGAATGTTTCTTGAATATAAGtttataatgtatttttccagcttacaaatttattttatttcagttgtccttttttttttatgttaatgtGACAGAATGGCTGAACTAAGTGAGGATATGAATGGAGCAGTGAAAAACGAGTATCTGTATATTATTAGATATAAAGTTGGAAGCAtccaataaaaatgaaaaacctgTAAGTTTGTCTGGCTTTGAAATAGAAGCTAAGAAAGTGTGACTGTCAGTGGGAAATAgttggaagatttttttgttttttaaactgaaatatcttttgaacagcagcattttctccccatccagaaacaaaaacagcaaaaggCTCAGACTTGTTTTTGCTGGAACTGGTAAAAggtaaaacaaaccaaatcatTAGACATTCAAAATGTAAATGGTAAAGTGCTGCAGCTTACAGGCTAGAGAAGATCTTAAAATTGGTTTGTTAGAGGAACTTGtgaatgattctgtggttctggtTTGGAGAGATGAGGTCTGAGTGCTCTTTGATACTTTGGATATGTGAGGACAACTCTTTAAACACCCTTTAAAAGTGTAGTAGGATGAAATAGGGGTTGAGGCTTCCCTCTCATTCTCTCACTCACCTGATTTTCCTAACTTTAATCATTTTCACATGCAGGAGGTTAGTGCTGGGCACTGCCAGTTTAGGGCACTGCTACCCATCACTGCAGACACCTCTGGCAAACGCTGTTTGACCTCCTCAGTGAGCACACCCTGGGGACATTAAAAGGTGTCTGCTGCACTCTGAAACCTGCAGTGTCCATCTCTGAAAATAACTTCCTTGCAGTTACAGGTCTGGAACTCAGAGCCAGGCCCCCAAAGAAACCTTATACCAGTCTgctcctgggagcaggggaTTGGCTGTGGTTTCCACTGCCTTGTGGGAGAACACAGACCTCTGCCAGCTCAATCTGTGTCCTGGACAGTGTCCAAATGGGTCATTGCATCATCCTTGGGTCGCAGGAATGTTTAATATCCCCAAATTACCTGTGCAGTTCTCCTTCTCTGTTCAGAATACTTAAGATTTTTGTggagaatgaatgaatgaatagATCAGAACACTTAGGGGATGGGTGGGGagtccaggcagcagctgtggcaaGGCTTGCAGGGTGTGTGTTTTCAGGCTGGCTTGTCCTGTcccattttgtttctgaagattTTGTATTTGAAGGGTTCCATTCAGCCCCCTCTGCTTCTGCTCATGTGTCTGTCTGATACCATCGCTTGTTACCATGGGGATATTTACAGCCAAAGGAAGATGATTCTGTAAGGGATGAACTGCTTCAGTTAAGctctttttaaagacatttcaaGCAAGCACAGTCCTGGGTTATTTTGAGCAGTTTTCTTTCCCTATCCAGTATGGGTACTGAAGCCTACTCTGGCAAGGTGAAACTTGGAGAGtgtttggaaatgttttctgctttgaacTTAATTCATCCTAAAGAGggctctttgtttttattttacagaaataactGTTTTACAGATGGGGTGTTTTAACCCATGTTTTTTGTGTATCTGGAGATTTACAGAAGTGTCCTTTTTATTACTTAAAGATCATAATTTTCATGTGCTTGACAGGCAGAGAATTCTGGTTGCTGTAATGCTTGGTATGGATTAATGGGCAGAACTTCAGTGCACTGCATCTCCTCACCTGAGAAACCTTGGTTTAGACCCATGGTGTAGAACACAGgattttacaggatttttctttacaCTCCCAACATTCTGTTCTAGAGcaaaagcagcactgggagggggtaatttgtagtttttttatttatcagcACACAGAGGATGGTTGGATGGATTGATGGACAGACCTGGATGGATGGGCAAGCATTCTGTGTGATCCACGAGATACTTCAAAGCACTTCAAGTATCTGTGAGCAGAACTTGTTCTTAAGCCAAAGCTGTTCTTACCCTGACACATTAGTTGTGGTTTAACTTACAAAACAGTGGAAAATACGTGATGATACAGTTACATCGTTTTCAGATGCTTTCTTTGCATTGAAATCCACAGTGAAGCTCTGCTTAACAGGAATTTTACAGGTTCCTTGTCTTGTTTGAAAGAGATGTGTATTTA
Proteins encoded:
- the SSU72 gene encoding RNA polymerase II subunit A C-terminal domain phosphatase SSU72 — encoded protein: MPSSPLRVAVVCSSNQNRSMEAHNILSKRGFSVRSFGTGTHVKLPGPAPDKPNVYDFKTTYDQMYNDLLRKDKELYTQNGILHMLDRNKRIKPRPERFQNCKDVFDLILTCEERVYDQVVEDLNSREQETCQPVHVINVDIQDNHEEATLGAFLICELCQCIQHTEDMENEIDELLQEFEEKSGRTFLHTVCFY